TCTGGAATAGCAGCCTGAATTAACATCGGTTCAGGAAATTCAACTTCAGGAAGAATAAAATCAAGACCTTCAGAACAAATTGTATCTGAAGTTTCTAATTCATCAATTTTAGCTACTGCTCCTATTTCACCAGCAGTTAACTCATCAACTTCTTTTTGTTCAGAACCATTTAATTTATAAAATTTAGTAGTGGAGAATGTTTCATTAGATCTTGGAATATACACTTCTGTATCTTTATCTAAAGTTCCTGATAATATTCTGAATATTGATAATTTCCCTATATAAGGATCAACCATAGTTTTCCCAACAAATCCAACTAAATCTCCATCTTGGGATTTTTCTATTTCAACTTCATTTCCCTCACTATCTTTTCCTTTTATTTTACTATTATAAACAGGTGAAGGTACCATATCTACTATATCATTTAATAAAAGTTTTATTCCTGAATTCTTCAGAGCTGAACCAGATAAAACTGGTACCATATTACGCTCTCCTACACTTTGTTTTAAAACTTTTATCATTTCTTTATCACTAATCTCTTCATCTTCAAGATATTTCATCATTAATTCATCATCTTCTTCAACCACTTTTTCCATAAATTCAATTCTATAATCTTCAACTTTTTCATACATTTCATCAGTAATTTCTTTGCTTTCTCCATCTAAGTTTATATATTCTTTAGTGAGAAAATTTATTACTCCTTTATATTCTCCATCTTCATAATGTGGAATATTTAAAAGAACAAATTTATCATCAAATTTATCTTTTAATTCTTCATATGCATCTGCAAAATCTGCTCCTTCATCATCAACTTTATTTATAAAAACTAAACGAGCAAGATCATTTTCTACCGCTTTCTTCCAGACATAATTGGTGTTTACCTCAATTCCAGCAGTACCGTCAAGTAATAATACTGCTCCCTCAACCATGTTTAATGCACTTACTACTTCCCCTTTGAAATCAGCATAACCAGGAGTATCAATCAAATTTACTTCTCGATTATTCCAATTAAATGTAAAATATGAATTATTAATTGAATATAAATGCTCTTTTTCCTCAGGTATGAAATCAGATTTTGTTTTCCCGTTTTCAACAGTACCTACATCATTTATCTCACCTGCATTATGTAAAACGTTCTCTGTTAGAGTAGTCTTACCCGCACCTCCATGAGATATAAAACAAACATTCCTAATATTTTTTAAATTTGCCAAGCTTAACACCAACCTTTCTAAGATTTAGTAGCACTAATTTTTTTAATTATTAGTGAGAATACTATCGTTTCTATCTTAAATATTCTATATATATAAAATAAATCCTGCAATATTTTGAATATTATTTTTAATTCTTAATATT
The Halanaerobiales bacterium genome window above contains:
- the fusA gene encoding elongation factor G — protein: MANLKNIRNVCFISHGGAGKTTLTENVLHNAGEINDVGTVENGKTKSDFIPEEKEHLYSINNSYFTFNWNNREVNLIDTPGYADFKGEVVSALNMVEGAVLLLDGTAGIEVNTNYVWKKAVENDLARLVFINKVDDEGADFADAYEELKDKFDDKFVLLNIPHYEDGEYKGVINFLTKEYINLDGESKEITDEMYEKVEDYRIEFMEKVVEEDDELMMKYLEDEEISDKEMIKVLKQSVGERNMVPVLSGSALKNSGIKLLLNDIVDMVPSPVYNSKIKGKDSEGNEVEIEKSQDGDLVGFVGKTMVDPYIGKLSIFRILSGTLDKDTEVYIPRSNETFSTTKFYKLNGSEQKEVDELTAGEIGAVAKIDELETSDTICSEGLDFILPEVEFPEPMLIQAAIPDGDDEKLSSALNRYKLEDPTFKVEYNKETKEMLIRGMGTIHLSVINDMCKRKFEVGFKTKTPKVAYKETIQKKTKVEERYKKQSGGRGQYGHVFLRIEPLSRGKGFEFDEEIFGGAIPKQYIPAVEKGVKEAMEEGALAHYPVVDVKVVVYDGSYHDVDSSEMAFKIASSKAFRQGMQKAKPVLLEPIMKVQVTVPQDFMGDIMGDLNSRRGRILGMDPQDGHQIINAEVPQAEMFAYTTDLKSITGGYGNFEMEFSHFAKVPHDEAEEIITQKKREEENN